In the Nitrospirales bacterium LBB_01 genome, one interval contains:
- a CDS encoding co-chaperone GroES gives MKFKPLKERVFVSYKDELEKTAGGLYVPDTAREKPQRGKVEAVGSETKEVKVGDEVLFDKYSGSKVQIDGKDYLIIKEEDILGILE, from the coding sequence ATGAAGTTCAAACCCCTTAAAGAGCGTGTATTTGTAAGCTACAAGGACGAACTGGAAAAGACGGCCGGTGGTCTTTACGTGCCCGACACTGCCAGAGAAAAACCGCAGCGCGGTAAGGTTGAAGCAGTAGGGTCTGAGACCAAAGAGGTGAAGGTAGGAGACGAGGTGCTTTTTGATAAGTACTCCGGCTCAAAAGTCCAGATTGATGGTAAGGATTACCTGATTATCAAAGAAGAAGATATTTTAGGAATATTAGAATAA
- a CDS encoding response regulator, translating into MIEEMFGKSIKTRLLVRFAALVIVLMVLTISTVATLLTDTLLQEASNDIAAYNTQCLDNFEQHINMMFDAIKNLSKNTLVINALIDPGERSNNLSKIVETFKIHGDISIVDFAGYTIYTNMNKPPEYSKLLQTRLSLASGSASTFLSDRGSIVFIVPIEYYRTPQGAIIFESDCLDLFFRTIQKERTYFYRFYAADKMIREVNFTKNESYITSKKSASSRNQNLANLRFTLEVGQLKAVYLQVVYDAVMKLSIIGVIFLLAALYITKKIGNSIADPILELCNKIEKAADNKEIRCSPTGTGDELETLAKTFDIRTDSLMAAYETLEDRVEKRTAELAKAKEAAEAASVAKSAFLANMSHEIRTPMNSVLGFLELVAEDAALNDKNRQYIATAAVSAKSLLRLINDILDISKLESGKVELETQVFNLKRLIKNIENSFEHQITQKKLFFNLNVDSALSEHFIGDPLRLTQIINNLVGNAVKFTDHGGVTLNVTPAEIDNTVMFSISDTGIGIPDDRMEHIFESFTQADSSTTRRFGGTGLGTTISKQLVALMGGHIWVESKVNKGSTFYFTVTLNPTELVASDTADIKELRTNRKFRILVAEDIEENLTLINIWLRRQGHRVETARNGYEAVERYKNGGFDIILMDMQMPVMDGLEATEHIRNMELETGRHIPIIALTASVTSDDNMIYIEKQVDEVVAKPIDFKILFDTMERLIQGDEVQTDNLQEHSETFHSTVIDTLKVMDLWGDWDIYTKALTSFIERYRNITAELTSYLETADTDSAKKITHTLRGVAGNLVLTNVYETAMKIDDLLKDGKIDNAKECLKDLEQTLSDAANYVKTMELQKTDTEQEIRELSKEELKEVFTKILTAYDQYNPDEAEPLIKTLKGGLLHTDMVVSIEKSIEELDFGRAKEQTIKLMESLEIHNNG; encoded by the coding sequence ATGATTGAAGAAATGTTCGGTAAAAGCATCAAAACCAGACTGCTGGTCAGATTTGCTGCACTTGTTATAGTGTTGATGGTTTTGACAATATCTACCGTAGCTACACTGTTAACAGACACACTGTTACAGGAGGCAAGTAACGACATTGCGGCATACAATACCCAATGTCTGGATAACTTTGAACAGCATATAAATATGATGTTTGATGCGATAAAAAATTTAAGTAAAAACACTCTCGTGATTAACGCCTTAATAGACCCTGGTGAACGCTCTAACAATTTGTCCAAAATAGTGGAGACTTTTAAAATTCATGGGGACATCAGCATAGTGGATTTTGCCGGATACACTATTTACACAAATATGAATAAGCCGCCTGAATATTCAAAATTGTTACAAACGAGATTATCGCTTGCAAGCGGCAGCGCAAGTACATTTCTGTCCGATAGGGGTTCAATTGTGTTCATCGTCCCAATAGAGTATTACAGAACGCCGCAGGGGGCGATCATTTTTGAGTCCGATTGTTTGGATTTATTTTTTCGCACAATTCAAAAGGAACGCACATATTTTTACAGGTTTTATGCCGCTGATAAAATGATAAGAGAAGTGAATTTTACAAAAAATGAATCATATATTACATCAAAAAAATCAGCTTCAAGTAGAAATCAAAATCTTGCCAATCTGAGATTTACCTTGGAGGTGGGGCAATTAAAAGCGGTGTATTTACAGGTAGTCTATGATGCGGTCATGAAGTTAAGTATAATAGGCGTCATTTTTCTTTTGGCAGCGCTGTATATAACTAAGAAAATCGGTAACAGCATAGCTGATCCTATTTTAGAGTTATGCAATAAAATTGAGAAGGCGGCAGATAACAAAGAAATCAGATGCAGCCCAACCGGTACCGGCGATGAGTTGGAAACACTTGCCAAAACATTTGATATAAGAACAGACAGTCTCATGGCTGCATATGAAACACTTGAGGACAGGGTGGAGAAAAGGACTGCTGAGCTGGCAAAAGCAAAAGAAGCCGCCGAGGCAGCATCTGTTGCGAAGTCTGCCTTTTTAGCTAATATGAGCCATGAAATAAGAACCCCTATGAACTCTGTTTTGGGATTTTTAGAACTTGTAGCGGAAGACGCTGCTTTAAACGATAAAAACCGGCAATATATTGCAACTGCCGCCGTCTCGGCAAAATCGCTTCTGAGACTTATAAACGATATTTTGGATATAAGTAAACTGGAAAGCGGCAAGGTAGAGTTAGAAACTCAGGTGTTCAATCTTAAGAGGTTAATCAAAAACATAGAAAATTCCTTTGAACATCAGATTACACAAAAGAAGCTTTTTTTCAACTTAAATGTTGATTCCGCTTTGTCGGAGCATTTTATTGGAGATCCATTGCGGTTAACCCAAATAATCAATAATCTTGTCGGTAATGCCGTTAAATTTACAGACCACGGCGGGGTTACTTTAAATGTAACTCCCGCAGAGATTGATAATACAGTAATGTTTTCAATATCCGACACAGGGATTGGAATCCCTGATGATAGAATGGAACATATTTTTGAATCATTTACACAGGCCGACAGTTCTACGACCCGCCGGTTTGGCGGAACCGGTTTGGGTACAACGATATCAAAGCAATTAGTGGCGCTGATGGGAGGCCACATATGGGTGGAAAGCAAAGTTAACAAGGGAAGTACATTTTATTTCACTGTTACATTAAACCCCACAGAACTTGTTGCAAGCGATACCGCCGATATAAAAGAATTAAGAACAAACAGAAAGTTCCGGATATTGGTGGCTGAGGATATAGAGGAAAATCTGACGTTGATTAACATCTGGCTTAGGCGGCAAGGTCACAGGGTTGAGACAGCCCGCAATGGATATGAGGCGGTGGAGCGTTATAAAAACGGCGGGTTTGACATAATTCTAATGGATATGCAAATGCCTGTGATGGACGGTCTTGAAGCAACCGAGCATATCCGCAATATGGAATTGGAAACCGGCAGGCACATTCCTATTATAGCCCTAACGGCAAGCGTCACATCGGATGATAACATGATATATATTGAAAAACAGGTTGATGAGGTAGTGGCAAAGCCGATTGATTTTAAAATTCTGTTTGATACTATGGAAAGATTAATTCAGGGAGATGAGGTGCAGACTGACAACTTGCAGGAGCACTCTGAGACTTTCCATTCAACTGTGATAGATACTCTCAAAGTAATGGATTTATGGGGAGACTGGGACATTTACACAAAGGCTTTGACTAGTTTCATAGAAAGGTATCGGAATATAACTGCGGAACTGACTTCTTATCTGGAAACTGCCGATACCGATTCAGCAAAGAAAATAACGCACACACTGCGGGGTGTAGCTGGAAATCTTGTGCTTACAAATGTGTATGAAACGGCTATGAAAATTGATGATTTACTTAAAGATGGAAAGATTGACAACGCTAAAGAGTGCTTAAAAGACTTAGAGCAAACGCTGAGTGATGCGGCAAATTATGTTAAGACTATGGAATTACAAAAGACTGACACAGAACAGGAAATAAGGGAATTAAGCAAAGAAGAACTGAAAGAGGTTTTTACAAAAATATTAACCGCCTACGATCAATATAATCCCGATGAGGCTGAGCCTTTAATTAAAACGCTCAAGGGTGGGTTGCTGCATACTGATATGGTTGTTTCCATAGAGAAGAGTATTGAGGAGCTTGACTTTGGCAGGGCTAAAGAACAAACAATAAAGTTAATGGAAAGCCTTGAAATACATAACAACGGGTAA